From the Pseudomonas baltica genome, one window contains:
- a CDS encoding antibiotic biosynthesis monooxygenase, producing MSNSSIVEPALGSTASSKDEMVTLVVKHRVKAGTEQAYEAWLRRIVSTARTFPGHLGVDVMPGKEAGLRTFTSVLRFCSTDQVQQWLDSPQRLALVKEAEHMLADGDVTEIADAGEFWFTPPSEQGAAQPPRWKQAVLSLLVILPQTLLLPIIWSPVFSLNSFFGNYVVSTFLVTITIVMLVVYVVMPPATRLLAPWLNASSSAEKDPQ from the coding sequence ATGTCCAATTCATCCATCGTCGAGCCTGCGCTGGGCAGCACTGCCAGCAGCAAGGACGAAATGGTCACCCTGGTGGTCAAGCACCGGGTCAAGGCGGGCACCGAGCAGGCCTACGAGGCTTGGCTGCGACGCATCGTCTCGACCGCCCGCACCTTCCCCGGTCATTTGGGTGTCGACGTCATGCCGGGCAAAGAGGCCGGTCTTCGTACCTTCACCAGCGTGCTGCGGTTTTGCTCTACCGACCAGGTGCAGCAATGGCTCGACTCGCCGCAGCGTCTGGCGCTGGTCAAGGAGGCCGAGCACATGCTGGCCGACGGCGACGTCACTGAGATCGCCGACGCTGGGGAGTTCTGGTTCACCCCGCCCAGCGAGCAGGGCGCAGCGCAACCACCGCGCTGGAAGCAGGCGGTGCTGAGCTTGTTGGTGATTCTGCCGCAAACCCTGCTGCTGCCGATCATCTGGTCGCCGGTTTTCAGCCTCAACAGCTTCTTTGGCAACTACGTGGTCAGCACCTTTCTCGTCACTATCACTATCGTGATGCTGGTGGTGTACGTGGTGATGCCGCCCGCCACCCGCCTGCTTGCACCTTGGCTCAACGCTTCTTCCTCTGCAGAAAAGGACCCGCAATGA
- a CDS encoding mechanosensitive ion channel family protein, translating into MTTLVFNHLLLWSALVLVVDLLVWQLAPVQHPIAKVGMRLGLFLLYSWMIIGGGVSPLLAPPWPDDTLLQMCATALAIFWWLYLARVLTELLGLLLTHRIGHSGRLLQDVIGALVFLIAIVAAAGYVMQLPVKGLLATSGAMAIIVGLALQSTLSDVFSGIVLNTTKPYQVDDSISIDGVEGKVLDINWRATYLLTVDGSTAVVPNSVAAKAKLINLSRPSNLHGVSISLQLPNHVRPRRVLDALERSLRGTSLLLSAPAPKALVKASGETVTEYVASGFIADLAKRGEVRNQLFDLAHRHLEAAGISRLAEGTAPVQGTTRTRELLDEVKIFQGLSADAKDQLAAAMVAKEFAAGQRILDVGEVAEVLMVIGTGVITADVADGDGWLEVGRMGPGEIMGEQSILGDTPSEARFTALTSSLVYRIDKTLTQHCVEQSSAVGKALNKLQAFRQQTSHALLLHKPVTIRKGGFLSWLQKR; encoded by the coding sequence ATGACAACGCTTGTGTTCAATCATCTCCTGCTGTGGAGCGCGCTGGTGCTGGTGGTCGACCTGCTGGTCTGGCAACTGGCGCCCGTGCAACACCCTATCGCCAAGGTCGGCATGCGCCTGGGCCTGTTCCTGCTGTACAGCTGGATGATCATCGGCGGTGGCGTCAGCCCGTTGCTGGCGCCGCCCTGGCCAGACGACACACTGCTGCAGATGTGTGCCACGGCGCTGGCGATCTTCTGGTGGCTGTACCTGGCACGGGTGCTCACCGAATTGCTCGGCCTGCTGCTCACCCACCGCATCGGGCATAGCGGGCGCCTGTTGCAGGACGTGATCGGCGCGCTGGTATTTCTGATTGCCATTGTCGCTGCCGCCGGTTATGTCATGCAGCTGCCGGTCAAGGGCCTGCTCGCGACCTCCGGCGCCATGGCGATCATCGTCGGCCTGGCGTTGCAAAGCACCCTGAGCGATGTGTTTTCCGGCATCGTGCTGAACACCACCAAGCCCTATCAGGTCGACGACTCGATCAGCATCGACGGCGTCGAAGGCAAGGTCCTGGACATCAACTGGCGCGCTACCTACCTGCTGACCGTCGACGGCAGCACCGCCGTGGTGCCTAACTCGGTCGCGGCCAAGGCCAAGCTCATCAACCTCAGCCGCCCCAGCAACCTGCACGGCGTGTCCATCAGCCTGCAGTTGCCCAATCACGTGCGCCCGCGACGCGTGCTCGACGCCTTGGAGCGCAGCCTGCGCGGCACCAGTCTGCTGCTGTCTGCGCCAGCGCCCAAAGCCTTGGTCAAAGCCTCTGGCGAGACCGTCACCGAGTATGTGGCCAGTGGTTTTATCGCCGACCTGGCCAAGCGTGGCGAGGTGCGCAATCAGTTGTTCGACCTGGCCCACCGGCATCTCGAAGCCGCCGGCATCAGCCGCCTGGCCGAGGGGACGGCCCCCGTGCAAGGCACGACGCGCACGCGGGAACTGCTCGACGAAGTGAAGATTTTCCAGGGCCTGAGTGCCGACGCCAAAGACCAACTGGCGGCGGCCATGGTCGCCAAAGAGTTCGCGGCGGGTCAGCGGATTCTCGATGTCGGCGAAGTGGCAGAGGTGCTGATGGTCATCGGTACCGGTGTGATCACCGCAGACGTGGCCGATGGCGACGGCTGGCTGGAGGTCGGGCGCATGGGCCCTGGCGAAATCATGGGCGAGCAGAGCATCCTTGGCGACACACCGTCCGAGGCGCGCTTCACCGCGCTGACGTCGAGCCTGGTGTACCGCATCGACAAGACGCTGACCCAACACTGTGTCGAGCAAAGCAGCGCAGTGGGCAAGGCCCTGAACAAATTGCAGGCGTTCAGGCAGCAAACCAGTCATGCGCTGTTGCTGCACAAGCCGGTGACCATCAGGAAAGGGGGATTCTTGAGTTGGTTGCAGAAGCGTTGA
- a CDS encoding helix-turn-helix domain-containing protein: MNTLTLAAPAALDSVALQLVQALATALAQANHAQQEVLYTTSRALCSHLLDRYAGESAEASQQRVALSPWQERLAKQTMLEHMAHGLSIAEVASQCSLSRSHFSRAFKKTTGMAPRDWFLQARLDKARTLLAESPASISQISLECGFADQSHFTRVFTRSIGTTPFTWRRAAAARSA; encoded by the coding sequence ATGAATACGTTGACCCTTGCCGCCCCGGCCGCGCTGGACTCTGTCGCCCTGCAACTGGTGCAGGCCCTTGCCACCGCGCTGGCGCAAGCCAATCATGCCCAGCAGGAGGTGCTGTACACCACCTCCCGCGCCCTGTGCAGCCATCTGCTCGACCGCTACGCCGGCGAATCCGCCGAGGCCTCCCAGCAACGGGTGGCGCTCTCGCCCTGGCAGGAGCGCCTGGCCAAGCAGACGATGCTCGAACACATGGCCCACGGCCTGTCGATCGCCGAAGTTGCCAGCCAATGCTCGCTGTCGCGCAGTCACTTTTCCCGGGCTTTCAAGAAAACCACCGGCATGGCGCCGCGCGACTGGTTCCTGCAGGCACGTCTGGACAAGGCCCGGACTTTGCTGGCCGAAAGCCCTGCGTCGATTTCGCAGATCAGCCTGGAATGCGGTTTTGCCGATCAGTCGCACTTCACCCGGGTGTTCACTCGCAGCATCGGCACCACGCCATTCACCTGGCGTCGCGCGGCGGCGGCTCGCAGCGCCTGA
- a CDS encoding TetR/AcrR family transcriptional regulator, whose protein sequence is MATMGRPRTFDRDTAITQAMHLFWEHGYDSTSLSQLKTHLGGGISAPSFYAAFGSKEALFKEVMTRYLATHGRVTESLFDTQLPPRQAIELALRRSARMQCEADHPKGCLVALGTMSSCSAESAQVSAPLAAARADNRAGIAACIERAIASGELPADTEPDVLAAVFEVFLLGLTPLARDGIAPSVLDAAVTQLMAVWPAIPPAQAH, encoded by the coding sequence ATGGCCACGATGGGACGTCCACGCACCTTTGACCGCGATACGGCTATCACTCAGGCCATGCACCTGTTCTGGGAGCATGGCTACGACTCGACCTCGCTCAGCCAACTCAAGACCCACCTCGGGGGCGGCATCTCGGCGCCCAGCTTCTATGCGGCGTTCGGCTCCAAAGAGGCGCTGTTCAAAGAGGTCATGACGCGCTACCTGGCCACCCACGGACGCGTGACCGAGAGCCTGTTCGATACCCAGTTGCCGCCGCGCCAGGCCATCGAATTAGCGTTGCGCCGATCCGCGCGCATGCAGTGCGAAGCAGACCACCCTAAAGGCTGCCTGGTGGCCTTGGGCACAATGAGCAGCTGCTCAGCCGAAAGCGCCCAGGTCAGCGCCCCGCTGGCCGCTGCTCGCGCCGATAATCGTGCGGGCATCGCGGCCTGTATCGAACGCGCCATCGCCTCCGGCGAACTCCCCGCCGACACCGAGCCAGACGTATTGGCAGCGGTGTTCGAGGTTTTTTTGCTCGGGTTGACCCCATTGGCCAGGGACGGGATCGCGCCTTCAGTACTGGATGCGGCAGTAACGCAGCTGATGGCGGTGTGGCCGGCCATACCGCCTGCGCAGGCGCATTGA
- the ycaC gene encoding isochorismate family cysteine hydrolase YcaC — protein sequence MSNAPRYNRLNKDDAVVLLVDHQAGLISLVQDFSPNEFKNNVLALADCAKFFGLPTILTTSFEKGPNGPMVPELKEMFPDAPYIPRPGQINAWDNDDFVAAVKATGKKQLIIAGVVTDVCVAFPTLSALAEGFDVFVVTDASGTFNETVQQAAWARMSAAGAQLLNWFAVACELQRDWRNDIEGLGNLLSNRLPNYRNLMNSYSANTAK from the coding sequence ATGAGCAACGCTCCCCGTTACAACCGCCTGAACAAAGACGACGCCGTGGTCTTGCTGGTCGACCACCAGGCCGGCCTGATCTCGCTGGTGCAGGATTTCTCGCCCAACGAATTCAAGAACAACGTGCTGGCTCTGGCCGATTGCGCAAAGTTCTTTGGCCTGCCGACCATCCTGACCACTAGCTTCGAAAAAGGCCCGAACGGCCCGATGGTCCCCGAGCTCAAGGAGATGTTCCCGGACGCTCCGTACATCCCGCGCCCTGGTCAGATCAACGCCTGGGACAACGATGATTTCGTCGCTGCCGTCAAAGCTACCGGCAAAAAGCAGCTGATTATCGCCGGTGTCGTGACTGACGTGTGTGTGGCGTTCCCGACCTTGTCCGCATTGGCTGAAGGGTTTGACGTATTCGTGGTGACCGATGCTTCCGGTACGTTCAACGAAACCGTGCAACAAGCGGCCTGGGCGCGTATGAGCGCTGCCGGCGCGCAGTTGCTGAACTGGTTCGCGGTGGCTTGCGAGCTGCAACGCGACTGGCGCAACGACATCGAAGGCCTGGGCAATCTGCTGTCCAACCGCCTGCCGAACTATCGCAACCTGATGAACAGCTACTCGGCCAATACTGCCAAGTAA
- a CDS encoding amidohydrolase encodes MNADLILFNGKFHTVDREKPRATAVAISAGRFVAVGNDAEAMALRGTGTQVIDLKGRTVIPGLNDSHLHLIRGGLNYNLELRWEGVPSLADAMRMLKEQADRTPTPQWVRVVGGWNEFQFAEKRMPTLAELNQAAPDTPVFVLHLYDRALLNRAALRVAGYTRDTPNPPGGEIQRDANGDPTGMLVARPNAMILYSTLAKGPSLPLEYQVNSTRQFMRELNRLGLTSVIDAGGGFQNYPDDYKVIEELAKAEQLTIRIAYNLFTQKPKAELQDFKNWTGSVTLHQGDDFLRHNGAGEMLVFSAADFEDFLEPRPDLPQTMEQELEPVVRHLVEQRWPFRLHATYDESISRMLDVFEKVDRDIPFNGLPWFFDHAETISPKNIERVRALNGGIAIQDRMAFQGEYFVDRYGAQAAEATPPIKRMLAEGVPVGAGTDATRVSSYNPWTSLYWMVSGRTVGGLELYPEGLSRDTALELFTHGSAWFSSEQGKKGQIKVGQLADVVALSADFFSVEEEAIKWIESVLTVVGGKVVHADAEFGDLDPPRLPVLPDWSPVARVPGHWRPNAPLQAQVHQCSGPCAVHSHSHERARQSSVPVSDFQGFWGAFGCSCFAF; translated from the coding sequence ATGAACGCCGATCTGATTCTCTTCAATGGCAAGTTTCACACGGTCGACCGTGAAAAACCCCGCGCTACCGCGGTCGCCATCAGCGCCGGCCGCTTTGTCGCTGTCGGCAACGACGCCGAGGCCATGGCACTGCGTGGCACCGGCACCCAGGTGATCGACCTCAAGGGCCGCACCGTGATCCCCGGCCTCAACGACTCGCACTTGCACCTGATTCGTGGCGGCCTGAACTACAACCTCGAGTTGCGCTGGGAAGGTGTGCCGTCGTTGGCCGATGCCATGCGCATGCTCAAGGAGCAGGCCGACCGCACGCCAACGCCACAGTGGGTGCGGGTGGTGGGCGGCTGGAACGAATTCCAGTTCGCCGAAAAACGCATGCCGACCCTGGCCGAACTCAACCAGGCCGCGCCCGACACACCGGTGTTCGTCCTGCACCTGTATGACCGCGCCTTGCTCAACCGCGCCGCCTTGCGCGTGGCCGGTTACACCCGCGATACGCCCAACCCGCCCGGTGGCGAGATCCAGCGCGATGCCAACGGCGACCCGACCGGCATGCTGGTGGCGCGCCCCAACGCGATGATCTTGTACTCGACCCTGGCCAAGGGCCCGAGCCTGCCGCTGGAGTACCAGGTCAACTCGACCCGCCAGTTCATGCGCGAGCTCAACCGCCTGGGGCTGACCAGCGTGATCGACGCCGGGGGTGGTTTTCAGAACTACCCCGACGACTACAAGGTCATCGAGGAGCTGGCCAAGGCCGAGCAGCTGACCATCCGCATCGCCTACAACCTGTTCACGCAAAAGCCCAAGGCCGAGTTGCAGGACTTCAAGAACTGGACCGGCAGCGTCACCCTGCACCAGGGCGATGACTTTTTGCGCCACAACGGCGCCGGCGAGATGCTGGTGTTCTCGGCCGCCGACTTCGAAGACTTCCTCGAGCCGCGCCCGGACCTGCCGCAGACCATGGAGCAGGAGCTGGAGCCGGTGGTGCGCCATCTGGTCGAGCAGCGGTGGCCGTTCCGCCTGCACGCCACCTACGACGAATCCATTTCGCGCATGCTCGACGTGTTCGAGAAGGTCGATCGCGACATTCCGTTCAATGGCCTGCCGTGGTTCTTCGACCACGCCGAGACCATTTCGCCGAAGAATATCGAGCGTGTACGGGCCTTGAACGGCGGCATCGCGATTCAGGATCGCATGGCGTTCCAGGGTGAGTACTTCGTCGATCGCTACGGTGCGCAGGCGGCTGAAGCGACGCCGCCGATCAAGCGCATGTTGGCCGAGGGCGTGCCGGTCGGCGCCGGTACCGACGCCACGCGGGTGTCTAGCTACAACCCGTGGACCTCGTTGTACTGGATGGTCAGCGGCCGTACCGTCGGCGGTCTGGAGCTCTATCCGGAGGGCTTGTCGCGGGACACCGCCCTGGAACTGTTCACCCATGGCAGCGCCTGGTTCTCGTCCGAGCAGGGCAAGAAGGGCCAGATCAAGGTCGGGCAACTGGCCGACGTGGTGGCCTTGTCGGCGGACTTCTTCAGCGTCGAAGAAGAAGCCATCAAGTGGATCGAGTCGGTGCTGACCGTGGTCGGCGGCAAGGTCGTGCATGCCGACGCGGAGTTCGGCGACCTCGATCCCCCGCGCCTGCCGGTGCTGCCGGACTGGTCTCCGGTGGCGCGCGTGCCGGGCCATTGGCGTCCCAACGCACCACTGCAGGCCCAGGTACACCAGTGCAGCGGCCCCTGCGCCGTGCATTCCCATAGCCATGAGCGAGCACGGCAGTCGAGCGTTCCCGTGAGCGACTTCCAGGGCTTCTGGGGCGCCTTTGGCTGCTCCTGCTTCGCGTTCTGA
- a CDS encoding DoxX family protein, whose product MQPSEFDDPAKELGLLWLRVSAALFLLCVHGLPKLLHFSQQLQLIEDPFHLGPAVTLSLAIFAEVACPLLIIAGVLTRLACLPVLCVLLIAVGVVHPDWTLDQGQFAWLLLILFSAILLAGPGRLSLRLSMPGRLRYA is encoded by the coding sequence CTGCAGCCCAGTGAGTTTGATGATCCCGCCAAGGAGCTGGGCTTGTTGTGGCTGCGTGTCAGCGCTGCCTTGTTCCTGCTGTGTGTGCACGGCTTGCCCAAGTTGCTGCATTTCTCCCAGCAACTGCAATTGATCGAAGACCCTTTCCACCTGGGCCCGGCTGTGACCCTGAGCCTGGCCATTTTTGCCGAAGTCGCCTGCCCGCTGCTGATCATCGCCGGCGTGCTGACGCGCCTGGCCTGTTTGCCGGTGCTGTGCGTACTGCTTATCGCCGTTGGCGTGGTGCACCCCGATTGGACCCTGGACCAGGGCCAGTTCGCCTGGCTGCTGTTGATTCTGTTCAGCGCGATTCTGCTGGCCGGCCCGGGGCGTCTGTCGCTGCGCCTGAGCATGCCCGGGCGTCTGCGCTACGCCTGA
- a CDS encoding ABC transporter substrate-binding protein, producing MRRLLTTAATLLAATLSFTTQAETLIVGDQSYNTRTVMEAAGVLKDLPYTLDWKQFTAGSPVAEALNAGSLDVGMLGDAPPLFLGALGAPIKVVGISQQNPDGVAILVPKDSPIKTLADLKGKRAAIWKGSWSQQLLLTALAKAGIPRDSVQLNYLSALDASHALDGGSVDVIATWEPYVTQQERQGARVIATAKGLIPAQTFLVATDKAIASKRTAIADFLTRLRVAREWAAADPAHTQAYATAWADLTHADVNIAQSWFARAATNLRPIDAKAIAQAQQTVDFFGEVGLVKPYPAARLFDDSFSAAIEAGAKPSATQAAR from the coding sequence ATGCGCAGACTGCTGACCACCGCCGCCACCTTGCTGGCCGCCACCCTGAGCTTCACCACCCAGGCCGAGACCTTGATCGTCGGCGATCAGAGCTACAACACCCGCACCGTAATGGAGGCCGCCGGGGTGCTCAAGGACCTGCCTTACACCCTGGACTGGAAACAGTTCACCGCCGGGTCGCCGGTGGCCGAGGCGTTGAACGCGGGCAGCCTCGATGTCGGCATGCTGGGTGACGCACCGCCGCTGTTTCTCGGTGCACTGGGGGCGCCGATCAAAGTGGTCGGCATCAGCCAGCAGAACCCCGACGGCGTCGCCATCCTGGTGCCCAAGGATTCGCCGATCAAAACCCTCGCTGATTTGAAGGGCAAACGCGCTGCCATCTGGAAAGGTTCGTGGAGCCAGCAATTGTTGCTGACAGCGCTGGCCAAGGCCGGTATCCCGCGCGATTCGGTACAGCTCAACTACCTCAGCGCACTGGATGCCTCGCACGCTCTGGACGGTGGTTCGGTAGACGTGATCGCCACGTGGGAACCCTATGTCACCCAGCAGGAACGCCAAGGCGCCCGTGTCATCGCCACGGCCAAGGGACTGATCCCCGCGCAGACCTTTCTCGTCGCTACCGACAAGGCCATCGCCAGCAAGCGCACCGCCATCGCCGACTTCCTCACCCGCCTGCGTGTGGCCCGCGAATGGGCCGCAGCCGATCCCGCGCACACCCAGGCCTACGCCACGGCCTGGGCCGACCTGACCCACGCCGACGTCAACATCGCCCAAAGCTGGTTCGCCCGCGCCGCCACCAACTTGCGGCCGATCGACGCCAAGGCCATCGCCCAGGCGCAACAGACCGTGGATTTCTTCGGTGAAGTGGGCCTGGTCAAGCCGTACCCGGCGGCGCGCTTGTTCGATGATTCGTTCAGCGCCGCGATCGAGGCCGGAGCGAAGCCTTCGGCAACACAGGCGGCTCGCTAG
- a CDS encoding GlxA family transcriptional regulator, with protein sequence MKTVAMLLYPDFLLLDMAGPLEVFSIANRYLDPGQRYEITTVGPDEDLTRASNGIKVQPDLTLAQADGAYDLLLVPGGPGAYTTQHEGITAWLRGTAHKARRYGSICTGAFILGHAGLLDGHRVTTHWHYTERLLKAFPKAQVGTDQIYIHDRQLITSGGVTAGIDMALSIVAEDHGRKVALDVAKVLLVIMRRQGGQAQFSPLVAAVATQASPITRVQHFILENLEQELTIERLSGLAAMSGRHFARVFTREVGMTPMEFVQSARIDRARSLLESTELPLKTVAYKSGFGSVRHMRVLFSERLGRTPTQYRQQFT encoded by the coding sequence ATGAAGACGGTGGCCATGCTGCTGTATCCCGATTTTCTGCTGCTGGACATGGCAGGGCCGCTGGAAGTGTTCTCCATCGCCAATCGTTATCTCGATCCGGGTCAACGGTATGAAATCACCACGGTGGGCCCTGATGAAGACCTGACTCGCGCGTCCAACGGCATCAAGGTCCAGCCCGACCTGACCCTTGCCCAGGCCGATGGCGCCTATGACCTGTTGCTGGTGCCCGGTGGTCCGGGAGCCTATACCACGCAGCACGAGGGCATCACCGCGTGGCTCCGGGGCACAGCGCACAAGGCCCGGCGCTATGGTTCGATCTGTACCGGGGCGTTCATTCTCGGCCATGCCGGCTTGCTTGACGGGCATCGGGTCACCACCCACTGGCATTACACCGAGCGGCTGCTCAAAGCGTTTCCCAAGGCCCAGGTGGGCACCGATCAGATCTACATCCATGATCGCCAGTTGATCACGTCGGGGGGCGTGACCGCAGGTATCGATATGGCGTTGTCGATCGTTGCCGAAGACCATGGCCGCAAGGTTGCGCTGGATGTAGCCAAGGTGCTGCTGGTCATCATGCGCCGCCAAGGGGGACAGGCGCAGTTCAGCCCGCTGGTAGCGGCGGTGGCGACTCAGGCTTCGCCGATCACTCGGGTACAGCATTTCATTCTGGAAAACCTCGAACAGGAACTGACCATCGAGCGTCTGTCCGGCCTCGCAGCCATGAGCGGTCGACATTTTGCTCGGGTGTTCACCCGGGAGGTGGGCATGACCCCCATGGAATTTGTCCAGAGTGCACGGATCGACCGGGCCCGCAGCTTGCTGGAGAGCACCGAACTGCCGCTCAAGACCGTGGCCTACAAGAGCGGTTTCGGCAGCGTCAGGCACATGCGGGTGTTGTTCAGCGAGCGATTGGGGCGCACGCCGACGCAATATCGCCAGCAATTCACCTGA
- a CDS encoding LysR family transcriptional regulator yields the protein MNRNDLRHVDMNLLVIFEALMFERNLTRVAEKHFMGQPAVSAALGRLRDLFDDPLLIRNGRSMDPTPRALAILEELQPALDTISGAVSRAKDFDPASSCSVFRIGLSDDAEFGLFPPLLNTLREEAPGIVIVVRRANYLLMPTLLASGEISVGVSYTTDLPANAKRRKMRDIGCKVLRGDSRPGPLTLDEYCERPHAMVSFSGDLSGNIDLDLAKVGRSRRVVLGVPQFNGLRALLKGTDLIATVPDYAACALVDDGMLRAEEPPFPIVPAELSMAWSGVHDNDPAERWLRGHIARFMSAPLPGSPA from the coding sequence ATGAATCGTAATGACCTGCGCCACGTAGACATGAATCTGCTGGTGATCTTCGAAGCGCTGATGTTCGAGCGCAACCTGACCCGTGTGGCCGAAAAGCACTTCATGGGCCAGCCGGCGGTCAGTGCCGCGCTCGGCCGTCTGCGCGATCTGTTCGACGACCCGTTGTTGATCCGCAACGGCCGCAGCATGGATCCGACGCCGCGGGCACTGGCCATCCTCGAAGAGCTGCAGCCGGCCCTGGACACCATCTCGGGTGCCGTCAGCCGCGCCAAGGACTTCGACCCGGCCAGCAGTTGCAGTGTGTTCCGCATCGGCCTGTCGGATGACGCCGAATTCGGCCTGTTCCCGCCATTGCTCAACACCCTGCGCGAGGAGGCGCCGGGGATCGTCATCGTCGTGCGCCGCGCCAATTATCTGCTGATGCCGACCCTGCTCGCCTCGGGAGAAATCTCCGTGGGCGTGAGCTACACCACCGACCTGCCGGCCAACGCCAAGCGTCGCAAGATGCGCGATATCGGCTGCAAGGTGTTGCGTGGCGATTCACGGCCCGGGCCGCTGACACTGGATGAGTACTGCGAACGGCCGCACGCCATGGTGTCGTTTTCGGGCGACCTGAGCGGCAATATCGACCTGGATCTGGCCAAGGTCGGCCGCTCGCGCCGAGTGGTGCTTGGCGTGCCGCAATTCAACGGCCTGCGCGCGTTGCTCAAAGGCACCGACTTGATCGCCACCGTGCCGGATTATGCCGCCTGCGCGCTGGTCGACGACGGCATGTTGCGCGCCGAGGAGCCGCCGTTTCCGATCGTGCCGGCGGAGTTGTCCATGGCCTGGAGCGGGGTGCATGACAACGATCCGGCCGAGCGCTGGTTACGTGGCCATATTGCCCGATTCATGTCAGCGCCATTGCCGGGGTCGCCGGCCTGA
- a CDS encoding LysR family transcriptional regulator — MNAFEDMRLFVQVMESGSFTAAADKLGLSKQYVSRRLMQLEGRLGTRLLNRSTRRLDVTPPGQSYYESAVRLLGEVEQVEQGIAGQNAEPRGKIRLSAPLSFAVAHLGCILPQFLQRYAQVSVEVDLSDRPVDLLGEGYDVVLRIGVLEDSSLIARRIASIPRVYCCSPAYLAEHGEPQTPEDLVDHQCLPYGHSRQVQWQFQNRGKPLAQAVSGRIRANNGELLKDAAVAGLGITYLPLFIVGDALADGRLVRVLETYAPEALQLSAVYPQHRQSSRAVQVLVEFLRECLAHNVALQESVR; from the coding sequence ATGAATGCGTTTGAAGACATGCGCCTGTTCGTACAGGTCATGGAATCCGGGAGTTTCACTGCGGCAGCCGACAAGCTCGGGCTGTCCAAGCAATACGTCAGTCGGCGCCTGATGCAATTGGAGGGCCGCCTGGGCACTCGTCTGCTCAATCGCTCGACCCGGCGCCTGGACGTCACTCCGCCAGGCCAGAGTTACTATGAATCGGCTGTGCGCCTGCTGGGCGAGGTCGAGCAGGTCGAGCAGGGCATCGCCGGCCAGAACGCCGAGCCGCGCGGCAAGATCCGCCTGAGTGCGCCGCTGTCGTTTGCCGTCGCTCATCTGGGCTGCATCCTGCCGCAGTTTCTGCAGCGCTATGCGCAAGTGTCGGTAGAAGTCGATCTCAGCGATCGCCCGGTGGATCTGCTGGGTGAGGGCTACGACGTGGTGCTGCGCATCGGCGTGCTCGAGGATTCCTCGCTGATTGCCCGGCGCATCGCGTCGATCCCGCGGGTGTACTGCTGCAGCCCGGCCTATCTGGCCGAGCACGGCGAGCCGCAGACCCCGGAGGACCTCGTCGACCATCAATGCCTGCCCTACGGCCACAGCCGCCAGGTGCAGTGGCAGTTTCAGAACCGGGGCAAGCCGCTGGCGCAGGCGGTCAGCGGGCGTATTCGTGCCAACAACGGCGAGCTGCTCAAGGACGCGGCGGTCGCCGGGTTGGGGATTACTTACCTGCCGTTGTTCATCGTCGGTGACGCACTGGCCGATGGCCGTCTGGTCAGAGTGCTGGAAACCTACGCCCCCGAAGCACTGCAGTTGTCGGCGGTGTATCCGCAGCATCGGCAAAGCTCGCGAGCGGTGCAGGTACTGGTGGAATTTTTGCGTGAATGCCTGGCCCACAACGTGGCCTTGCAGGAGAGCGTGCGATGA